Genomic segment of Chiroxiphia lanceolata isolate bChiLan1 chromosome 18, bChiLan1.pri, whole genome shotgun sequence:
AGGTGATCTggtaaataagaaaaatattaaaagttaaGCATAGTTAATAGCTATGATACGTGCCTATCCAGCATCACTTAGAACTAGATCTGTCATCACTGCAGAAGCAGGGGTATGGTGCTGGGGCTTAGTGGAGGTGACATCCCTGCTCGAGATGTGAAAAATCAAAAGGTTAATGGAGATGAAGGAAAGGTATTTGAAAAtccaggggagaaaaaaaagaaaaaaggggaaaaaagtagtTGAAAGGAGCATATTGCCTGTAAACCATGGAGAAAAGGTGTTGTTTTGgcaaaaaggagaaggaaagggacaaGACAGGGGGAATGAAGGCAACAGTGTCCTTGCAGGAACTTAAACTGCATTGGATCTCTTGTATTCCCACCTGAGAATTTCCCTTAACAGTATGAAGAACACTGGTGATGACACCAGAGATCTCAGGCAGTGGGCTCTGTGTGAGGAGGAATGATGGAGACCCAGAGGAAAGGGACAAGTTGCATTGTGGCACTTTGGTTACTCAACAGCAGATTTAAGCATGGAAATTGGGCAAACTCAACTGCACTCAGGCCACAGAGCTGCAGACTCAGTAACAGGAAGAGCATGGTGATGAGCTGCGGGTACACGGATGGTTCTCTCAGCACCTCCAGGACGTTCATGATTTTGGTGCCTTTTGTTATAGCCTTTTCCTTCATCAAGTCCTCAAATTCTGTGTGATAGTTCCCTTCTCCCCAGAGTTGCTTCATGGCTGCAGAAGAGACAGAATGAAGTGTACTCCTGCATCACCTGATCCACTCAGAGTTCTCTGTTTTGCAACTTTTATTGACACTAAACATTTGCAGTTCAGTCCATGCTTTGATTCATGAGTTACTGAGCAAAGGACTGGAAGGAACATTGCTTGCTGGAACATGATGagattttcctggaaaatggtGTTCAGCTTGCTGTAGTATTTAGGGGTAGatcttaaatatttctgataacTCTGCTTCATCTGGAGAACTTTAATCATGTAATTATCAAGAAATCTGTAACTGGCTAGTAGAAAAACTGATTTCCTCTGTTAGCTTCACTTTCCCAAGAGTTATGGTTGAACAAACTAAGGAtctaaagttttattttacctttcaaGCATCCAGCCTTGTCTCCTTTCTGCAGCAAGAGATAGGGAGGGGACTCAGGAAAGAATGGTAAAAAGAGCAGTTGAATCAATGCCACCAAGCCAGAGAAGGACAATAGCACATTCCATCTGTCTTCAGTTCCTAAAAGATCTCTATGAAAGCATGTTAGAGTCTGTTTATAGTCCAGTAAAATTACAGTTTATAtctaattttgtgttttctaaatCCTAGACTAACTAAAGAGACACAAAATGCATACAGTCCTTGAAAACTTAAATTTAAATAGAAGATGTTTATATTAAGGAGAGAAATATAGATTACTACTTTATTTATTCTGCAAGGCTGAGATTTTTCATTATACTTCAAATAATTACTAGAGATCAGTGGAGTCTAAATATTCAACAGCCCTCTGAACCAATACTGTAAGTCTGCATAAAGTTATCAAGAAATTAGCAGGTATTTCAGATCTCAGAAATTTACTGAGAATATTTGTATACaatcttttattattaatttcagCAGAGAGACTGCACCTCCAGAGATGGATCCATCCTTTCTCAAGAGAAGGGCATTTCTTCCCCAGTAACTGACACAGAAACCTCAGTGACTGGTACAGGGCAGGTGCTTCCTTTTAGACTGCTGCAGTCAGGCAAAGTAAAACACCACCCTTAATGCATGTCTTTTTCTAGAACTGGGAGAACAACACTTCCCTgccatacagaaaaaaaaataagtaggAAATTGGATGAGAAGGAGTAGCACAAGTACCGTAATCCAAGAATTCTTGCTACAGTTTTTCCCAGTGCAAAAAACACCGAGGAGGTCACATTTATAAATCCACGCAGCTTCTTGGGTGAGATCTCTCCAGCATACTGAACATGGGTACTCAGATGTATTCCtagagggagaaagaggagagtgCTAAAAGtgtagaaagaaagagagagggtCCCTTTTCACTTCCATTTCAGCTGAAGGTTGCTCTGTCCTCTCTCTTCTGAGCTGTTTCCCATACATCCTCCACAATAATAGACTGAAAATTTACCTTTTACTTGAAGCAAGATATTTAGCTAATCCATCAGATTTCTCACTCCACCAGACCTCTTGAAGGCAAAGGACTGCTCATCTTACCTTTTCCCGGTCTGTTCCTTGCTCCACTGGAATACTGTGCATGCCTGGGTACTACCAGCGGGAAGATTTCTGTATCCACCCCAAAGAAGTCACATGGACAAGGAGTAGTGGGGAGTCCTACCAGCACAGATGCCCTCGAGGAAGCGCCCAACCAGGATCATCTCAAAAGACTTGGCTGTCCTGCTGAAGCCCGTGTGCAGCGTGGCTATTATTAGGATCACATCGTTGAGCAACAGACATTTCTTCCTGCAACAGCAAACAACACCTGGGTATGAGCCAGGGTTTACTTTTTCATCCTAACTGATGTCTGCCTGTTCTCCCCTGGATTTACAGACCCAGCCTATGGTCATGCTTAAATCCATTCCTTACAGGACAACCAAATCTGATTCTGAAAAGGTGTGATGTCTTTGCAGAGGAGTGAAAGGGAGAAGCTACGTTCCTCTTATCCGTGCTAACACTGTGTGAGCAAACCATGAGGCTGAAGGAAATTCCTGCAGGATAAATACTGATAAGGAACAgtctttttcacttctttgcTGTGGGCAAGGCTCCCATCTCAAACACTTCTTGTATCTCCAGAACAAGGCAAATCCAGCTTCACTTGGAACTTGCTTCACTGCCCACCTCAAGTGAGAGAGTTTTGGCTTTGTCCTTTATGGCACCCCCAAAAAGAGGGTTCTAAATGTGGCCTGAGGGATTTTTGCTATCTTTGCTGGAACTCTGATTATTCTTACAGAGGAATGACCCTGCACAACTTTTTTGAAGCCTGTGatcaattaaataaataaatttaaaaaagcttttgcCTACAGAATGTCCATCTCCTTCTGCACTACTGCAGAGCTGTTGGGCTTCCTATGGAATTACTACCCAACCAAGAAAtttcagagatttattttttactgaaatgtcAGCAAATATACAGGAATTGTATGGCAGCGAAAGCTGTGACAAGGGAACCAGAAATAGTCACACATTCCCATCTCTCCCATGTACTCGTGTAGTTTTATGTGCTGAGCAAATTCTGCAACAGCAGGTGGCAGTGAGATTCTGATATCCCTTCTATTAGGTGACTAATTaattccttcccctgctgcagccctgagtATAGAGTTGTTGGCAGATACACTTACTTTCCAAATTTTGCAGTCAGGTACCcactgcacagacaccccatcaTCCCACCCACGCAGTACAGGGACACAATGACGGACCACAGCAACGTGAGGGTCTCCTGGTGCAGCACAGAACCGTATCGCTCCAGCCACGTTTCATTGATAAACTTCTGAATGTACTGggacagaaaaagagattttcattCCACTGAGGCACCAATCGTGATAGTTCTTCACAAAGTTTACAACTTCGAAAAAATGAGGTTATCGGTATTACAGAAAACATGGCTCAAGGACACTTGTTTGCAAATTGGGATTGATATTTCCTCTCATACAGCCCAATAGTGTAATAGaacctttcaaaaattaattataatctTTAGTGTGTTGAATCCTTGTTCTCCTACACTAAATATAGGGGCCTTTTACTCACTATAGTGAAATGCAAATGTTCTTGTTGTATGTAGCAGATACAAAGAGAAAAGGGCTGAGCTGAAGGTTGAGGCTCCATCAGCtagtttttaatcttttctctcCATGATGTAAACTTTAAGGAAGATATCTCAATATGTTGTTTCCACAAAATTCTCTGTGGAGTTGTTTTTGGAGCACAGCTCCCAACAGTCATGGAAAGAGCTATGAATAAACTGGCACAGCAACACCTAAGAGCTTTTGCAGAGCATTTTTAAAGTGTAAGGCCTAGTCCCATGAGGAACACTTAGAGATGTGATTTTATGAAGGCTTTGCTTACAGGAGAAGTATAATTGATCACAGACATTTGAAAACCAGAGAGGTGGGTTCCACCAATTCCCAGCACCACAATCATCAGCAACAGCTTCCGGTATTGGACCTGCCAAAGACAGTGAAACACATCCTAAGTTCCTGATGCCACCATGGCTTTCAGACCAGATAATTTATGGGATCTTATATCTTCACATCTCTATTATTAAGAAaccttttaaatgcaaatacccattttttatttttcagtaatcaaatgaaattaatgagAAATTGTTAAAATGGAAATCTGCCCATTCCGTTATGCTCCTGTCCTGGTCATCAGG
This window contains:
- the LOC116795846 gene encoding solute carrier family 2, facilitated glucose transporter member 11-like isoform X2 gives rise to the protein MSGFLSDLVQYRKLLLMIVVLGIGGTHLSGFQMSVINYTSPYIQKFINETWLERYGSVLHQETLTLLWSVIVSLYCVGGMMGCLCSGYLTAKFGKKKCLLLNDVILIIATLHTGFSRTAKSFEMILVGRFLEGICAGIHLSTHVQYAGEISPKKLRGFINVTSSVFFALGKTVARILGLRDLLGTEDRWNVLLSFSGLVALIQLLFLPFFPESPPYLLLQKGDKAGCLKAMKQLWGEGNYHTEFEDLMKEKAITKGTKIMNVLEITFYTSEIFQTANLQESIIPYVSLGVSVSELISVIFCSSIIDRFGRRILLCGGYLLMALILVLLEISLLLSDQFLWMRYCSVILIFLFIIAYGIGPAGAALSVNNEIFTLSTRASAFVIGGIVIWLGLTFTGMIFPFAVMLLGPFCFLIFIAVLIISAILIYLFLPETKGKSISEITEEFKTRQFKKKRHQAVEVNTTEEKTFCTKL
- the LOC116795846 gene encoding solute carrier family 2, facilitated glucose transporter member 9-like isoform X1; translation: MSGFLSDLVQYRKLLLMIVVLGIGGTHLSGFQMSVINYTSPYIQKFINETWLERYGSVLHQETLTLLWSVIVSLYCVGGMMGCLCSGYLTAKFGKKKCLLLNDVILIIATLHTGFSRTAKSFEMILVGRFLEGICAGIHLSTHVQYAGEISPKKLRGFINVTSSVFFALGKTVARILGLRDLLGTEDRWNVLLSFSGLVALIQLLFLPFFPESPPYLLLQKGDKAGCLKAMKQLWGEGNYHTEFEDLMKEKAITKGTKIMNVLEVLREPSVYPQLITMLFLLLSLQLCGLSAITFYTSEIFQTANLQESIIPYVSLGVSVSELISVIFCSSIIDRFGRRILLCGGYLLMALILVLLEISLLLSDQFLWMRYCSVILIFLFIIAYGIGPAGAALSVNNEIFTLSTRASAFVIGGIVIWLGLTFTGMIFPFAVMLLGPFCFLIFIAVLIISAILIYLFLPETKGKSISEITEEFKTRQFKKKRHQAVEVNTTEEKTFCTKL